A stretch of the Apteryx mantelli isolate bAptMan1 chromosome 3, bAptMan1.hap1, whole genome shotgun sequence genome encodes the following:
- the PPP4R3B gene encoding serine/threonine-protein phosphatase 4 regulatory subunit 3B isoform X2 has translation MSDTRRRVKVYTLNEDRQWDDRGTGHVSSTYVERLKGMSLLVRAESDGSLLLESKINPNTAYQKQQDTLIVWSEAENYDLALSFQEKAGCDEIWEKICQVQGKDPSVEVTQDLIESEEEHIEEMPETSPLIDLPTCELNKLEEIADLVTSVLSSPIRREKLALALENEGYIKKLLQLFQVCENLENTEGLHHLYEIIRGILFLNKATLFEVMFSDECIMDVVGCLEYDPSLAQPKRHREFLTKTAKFKEVIPITDSELRQKIHQTYRVQYIQDIILPTPSVFEENFLSTLTSFIFFNKVEIVSMLQEDEKFLSEVFAQLTDEATDDDKRCELVNFFKEFCAFSQTLQPQNRDAFFKTLAKLGILPALEIVMGMDDLQVRSAATDIFSYLVEFSPSMVREFVMQEAQQSDDDILLINVVIEQMICDTDPELGGAVQLMGLLRTLIDPENMLATANKTEKSEFLNFFYNHCMHVLTAPLLANTSEDKCEKDAVVGSTKSNTICPDNYQTAQLLALILELLTFCVEHHTYHIKNYIMNKDLLRRVLVLMNSKHTFLALCALRFMRRIIGLKDEFYNRYITKGNLFEPVINALLDNGTRYNLLNSAVIELFEFIRVEDIKSLIAHIVENFYNALESIEYVQTFKGLKTKYEQEKDRQNQKLNSNRFRRDARALEEDEEMWFNEDEEEEGEAVVPPVEKSKPEDDFPDSYEKFMETKKAKESEDKENLPKRTSAGGFKFTFSHSASAANGANSTNSKSVAAQTSPASSNGSSSKNATLTTAVTATKGSLVGLVDYPDDEDDDEEEETSPRKRPRLGS, from the exons GACACCTTGATTGTTTGGTCAGAAGCAGAGAATTATGATCTAGCACTGAGTTTTCAAGAAAAAGCTGGCTGTGATGAAATTTGGGAAAAAATCTGCCAG GTTCAAGGTAAGGATCCTTCAGTGGAAGTCACACAGGATCTTATCGAGTCAGAAGAGGAGCACATAGAAGAAATGCCTGAAACTAGTCCTTTGATTGACCTTCCTACTTGTGAACTCAACAAACTTGAAGAGATTGCTGACCTAGTTACCTCTGTTCTCTCCTCACCCATCCGTAGAGAAAAGTTAGCGCTGGCCTTGGAGAATGAAGGCTACATTAAAAAACTCTTGCAACTTTTCCAAGTCTGTGAGAATTTAGAGAACACAGAAGGCTTGCATCATTTGTATGAAATTATTAGAGGAATTTTGTTCCTCAATAAGGCAACTCTGTTTGAGGTGATGTTTTCTGATGAGTGTATTATGGATGTTGTTGGATGCCTTGAGTATGATCCTTCTTTGGCTCAGCCAAAACGGCACAGGGAGTTCTTGACCAAAACAGCAAAATTTAAGGAGGTTATACCTATAACAGACTCTGAACTCAGGCAAAAAATCCACCAGACTTACAGGGTACAGTATATTCAGGACATCATCTTGCCGACACCATCTGTTTTTGAAGAGAATTTTCTTTCTACCCTcacttcctttattttcttcaacAAAGTTGAGATTGTCAGTATGTTGCAG GAAGATGAGAAATTTTTGTCTGAAGTTTTTGCACAATTAACAGATGAAGCTACGGATGATGACAAACGATGTGAACTG GTTAACTTTTTCAAGGAATTCTGCGCATTTTCTCAGACGTTACAACCTCAGAACAGAGATGCATTTTTCAAAACTTTGGCAAAGTTGGGAATCCTTCCCGCTCTTGAAATAGTAATG GGAATGGACGATTTGCAAGTTAGATCTGCTGCTACAGATATATTTTCTTATCTAGTAGAATTTAGTCCATCCATGGTCCGAGAATTTGTAATGCAAGAGGCCCAACAGAGTGATGAT gaTATCCTCCTCATCAATGTGGTCATTGAGCAGATGATCTGCGATACTGATCCTGAACTTGGGGGAGCTGTTCAGTTAATGGGGCTCTTGCGTACTCTGATAGATCCAGAGAATATGTTGGCCACAGCTAAT aaaacagaaaaaagtgaatTTCTCAATTTCTTCTACAACCATTGTATGCATGTTCTTACTGCACCACTTCTGGCTAATACATCAGAAGATAAATGTGAAAAAG ATGCAGTAGTTGGGTCTACTAAGAGTAATACAATTTGTCCTG ATAATTATCAAACGGCACAACTACTTGCCTTAATTTTGGAGCTGCTTACTTTCTGTGTGGAACACCATACATATCACATCAAGAATTATATTATGAACAAAGATTTGTTAAGAAGAGTATTGGTCTTGATGAATTCGAAACACACCTTTTTGGCCTTGT GTGCTCTTCGCTTTATGAGGAGGATAATTGGCCTAAAAGATGAATTTTATAACCGTTACATCACCAAGGGAAACCTGTTTGAACCAGTTATAAATGCTCTTTTGGATAATGGAACTAGGTACAATCTGCTCAACTCTGCTGTGATTGAACTATTTGAATTCATCAGAGTG GAAGATATCAAGTCACTTATTGCACATATAGTTGAAAACTTTTATAATGCACTTGAATCTATCGAATATGTTCAGACATTCAAGGGATTGAAGACAAAATATGAGCAAGAAAAAGACCGACAAAACCAGAAACTGAACAG CAATAGATTTCGCAGAGATGCAAGAGCCttagaagaagatgaagaaatgtgGTTCAATGAAGATGAAGAGGAAGAAGGTGAAGCTGTTGTACCTCCAGTTGAGAAATCAAAACCAGAGGATGATTTTCCAGATAGCTATGAAAAATTTATGGAAACTAAGAAAG CTAAAGAGAGTGAAGACAAAGAGAATCTTCCAAAAAGGACTTCAGCTGGGGGATTCAAATTCACTTTTTCCCACTCTGCCAGTGCAGCTAATGGTGCAAACAGTACGAACAGTAAATCTGTGGCAGCTCAGACGTCACCAGCAAGCTCCAATGGCTCCTCTTCCAAGAATGCAACCCTGACCACAGCCGTGACAGCCACGAAG gGAAGTCTAGTTGGCCTAGTGGATTATCCtgatgatgaagatgatgatgaagaggaggagACATCTCCAAGGAAAAGACCTCGTCTGGGTTCATAA
- the PPP4R3B gene encoding serine/threonine-protein phosphatase 4 regulatory subunit 3B isoform X1: protein MSDTRRRVKVYTLNEDRQWDDRGTGHVSSTYVERLKGMSLLVRAESDGSLLLESKINPNTAYQKQQDTLIVWSEAENYDLALSFQEKAGCDEIWEKICQVQGKDPSVEVTQDLIESEEEHIEEMPETSPLIDLPTCELNKLEEIADLVTSVLSSPIRREKLALALENEGYIKKLLQLFQVCENLENTEGLHHLYEIIRGILFLNKATLFEVMFSDECIMDVVGCLEYDPSLAQPKRHREFLTKTAKFKEVIPITDSELRQKIHQTYRVQYIQDIILPTPSVFEENFLSTLTSFIFFNKVEIVSMLQEDEKFLSEVFAQLTDEATDDDKRCELVNFFKEFCAFSQTLQPQNRDAFFKTLAKLGILPALEIVMGMDDLQVRSAATDIFSYLVEFSPSMVREFVMQEAQQSDDDILLINVVIEQMICDTDPELGGAVQLMGLLRTLIDPENMLATANKTEKSEFLNFFYNHCMHVLTAPLLANTSEDKCEKDAVVGSTKSNTICPDNYQTAQLLALILELLTFCVEHHTYHIKNYIMNKDLLRRVLVLMNSKHTFLALCALRFMRRIIGLKDEFYNRYITKGNLFEPVINALLDNGTRYNLLNSAVIELFEFIRVEDIKSLIAHIVENFYNALESIEYVQTFKGLKTKYEQEKDRQNQKLNSVPSILRSNRFRRDARALEEDEEMWFNEDEEEEGEAVVPPVEKSKPEDDFPDSYEKFMETKKAKESEDKENLPKRTSAGGFKFTFSHSASAANGANSTNSKSVAAQTSPASSNGSSSKNATLTTAVTATKGSLVGLVDYPDDEDDDEEEETSPRKRPRLGS from the exons GACACCTTGATTGTTTGGTCAGAAGCAGAGAATTATGATCTAGCACTGAGTTTTCAAGAAAAAGCTGGCTGTGATGAAATTTGGGAAAAAATCTGCCAG GTTCAAGGTAAGGATCCTTCAGTGGAAGTCACACAGGATCTTATCGAGTCAGAAGAGGAGCACATAGAAGAAATGCCTGAAACTAGTCCTTTGATTGACCTTCCTACTTGTGAACTCAACAAACTTGAAGAGATTGCTGACCTAGTTACCTCTGTTCTCTCCTCACCCATCCGTAGAGAAAAGTTAGCGCTGGCCTTGGAGAATGAAGGCTACATTAAAAAACTCTTGCAACTTTTCCAAGTCTGTGAGAATTTAGAGAACACAGAAGGCTTGCATCATTTGTATGAAATTATTAGAGGAATTTTGTTCCTCAATAAGGCAACTCTGTTTGAGGTGATGTTTTCTGATGAGTGTATTATGGATGTTGTTGGATGCCTTGAGTATGATCCTTCTTTGGCTCAGCCAAAACGGCACAGGGAGTTCTTGACCAAAACAGCAAAATTTAAGGAGGTTATACCTATAACAGACTCTGAACTCAGGCAAAAAATCCACCAGACTTACAGGGTACAGTATATTCAGGACATCATCTTGCCGACACCATCTGTTTTTGAAGAGAATTTTCTTTCTACCCTcacttcctttattttcttcaacAAAGTTGAGATTGTCAGTATGTTGCAG GAAGATGAGAAATTTTTGTCTGAAGTTTTTGCACAATTAACAGATGAAGCTACGGATGATGACAAACGATGTGAACTG GTTAACTTTTTCAAGGAATTCTGCGCATTTTCTCAGACGTTACAACCTCAGAACAGAGATGCATTTTTCAAAACTTTGGCAAAGTTGGGAATCCTTCCCGCTCTTGAAATAGTAATG GGAATGGACGATTTGCAAGTTAGATCTGCTGCTACAGATATATTTTCTTATCTAGTAGAATTTAGTCCATCCATGGTCCGAGAATTTGTAATGCAAGAGGCCCAACAGAGTGATGAT gaTATCCTCCTCATCAATGTGGTCATTGAGCAGATGATCTGCGATACTGATCCTGAACTTGGGGGAGCTGTTCAGTTAATGGGGCTCTTGCGTACTCTGATAGATCCAGAGAATATGTTGGCCACAGCTAAT aaaacagaaaaaagtgaatTTCTCAATTTCTTCTACAACCATTGTATGCATGTTCTTACTGCACCACTTCTGGCTAATACATCAGAAGATAAATGTGAAAAAG ATGCAGTAGTTGGGTCTACTAAGAGTAATACAATTTGTCCTG ATAATTATCAAACGGCACAACTACTTGCCTTAATTTTGGAGCTGCTTACTTTCTGTGTGGAACACCATACATATCACATCAAGAATTATATTATGAACAAAGATTTGTTAAGAAGAGTATTGGTCTTGATGAATTCGAAACACACCTTTTTGGCCTTGT GTGCTCTTCGCTTTATGAGGAGGATAATTGGCCTAAAAGATGAATTTTATAACCGTTACATCACCAAGGGAAACCTGTTTGAACCAGTTATAAATGCTCTTTTGGATAATGGAACTAGGTACAATCTGCTCAACTCTGCTGTGATTGAACTATTTGAATTCATCAGAGTG GAAGATATCAAGTCACTTATTGCACATATAGTTGAAAACTTTTATAATGCACTTGAATCTATCGAATATGTTCAGACATTCAAGGGATTGAAGACAAAATATGAGCAAGAAAAAGACCGACAAAACCAGAAACTGAACAG TGTTCCATCTATATTGCGTAGCAATAGATTTCGCAGAGATGCAAGAGCCttagaagaagatgaagaaatgtgGTTCAATGAAGATGAAGAGGAAGAAGGTGAAGCTGTTGTACCTCCAGTTGAGAAATCAAAACCAGAGGATGATTTTCCAGATAGCTATGAAAAATTTATGGAAACTAAGAAAG CTAAAGAGAGTGAAGACAAAGAGAATCTTCCAAAAAGGACTTCAGCTGGGGGATTCAAATTCACTTTTTCCCACTCTGCCAGTGCAGCTAATGGTGCAAACAGTACGAACAGTAAATCTGTGGCAGCTCAGACGTCACCAGCAAGCTCCAATGGCTCCTCTTCCAAGAATGCAACCCTGACCACAGCCGTGACAGCCACGAAG gGAAGTCTAGTTGGCCTAGTGGATTATCCtgatgatgaagatgatgatgaagaggaggagACATCTCCAAGGAAAAGACCTCGTCTGGGTTCATAA
- the PPP4R3B gene encoding serine/threonine-protein phosphatase 4 regulatory subunit 3B isoform X4: MSDTRRRVKVYTLNEDRQWDDRGTGHVSSTYVERLKGMSLLVRAESDGSLLLESKINPNTAYQKQQDTLIVWSEAENYDLALSFQEKAGCDEIWEKICQVQGKDPSVEVTQDLIESEEEHIEEMPETSPLIDLPTCELNKLEEIADLVTSVLSSPIRREKLALALENEGYIKKLLQLFQVCENLENTEGLHHLYEIIRGILFLNKATLFEVMFSDECIMDVVGCLEYDPSLAQPKRHREFLTKTAKFKEVIPITDSELRQKIHQTYRVQYIQDIILPTPSVFEENFLSTLTSFIFFNKVEIVSMLQEDEKFLSEVFAQLTDEATDDDKRCELVNFFKEFCAFSQTLQPQNRDAFFKTLAKLGILPALEIVMGMDDLQVRSAATDIFSYLVEFSPSMVREFVMQEAQQSDDKTEKSEFLNFFYNHCMHVLTAPLLANTSEDKCEKDAVVGSTKSNTICPDNYQTAQLLALILELLTFCVEHHTYHIKNYIMNKDLLRRVLVLMNSKHTFLALCALRFMRRIIGLKDEFYNRYITKGNLFEPVINALLDNGTRYNLLNSAVIELFEFIRVEDIKSLIAHIVENFYNALESIEYVQTFKGLKTKYEQEKDRQNQKLNSVPSILRSNRFRRDARALEEDEEMWFNEDEEEEGEAVVPPVEKSKPEDDFPDSYEKFMETKKAKESEDKENLPKRTSAGGFKFTFSHSASAANGANSTNSKSVAAQTSPASSNGSSSKNATLTTAVTATKGSLVGLVDYPDDEDDDEEEETSPRKRPRLGS, from the exons GACACCTTGATTGTTTGGTCAGAAGCAGAGAATTATGATCTAGCACTGAGTTTTCAAGAAAAAGCTGGCTGTGATGAAATTTGGGAAAAAATCTGCCAG GTTCAAGGTAAGGATCCTTCAGTGGAAGTCACACAGGATCTTATCGAGTCAGAAGAGGAGCACATAGAAGAAATGCCTGAAACTAGTCCTTTGATTGACCTTCCTACTTGTGAACTCAACAAACTTGAAGAGATTGCTGACCTAGTTACCTCTGTTCTCTCCTCACCCATCCGTAGAGAAAAGTTAGCGCTGGCCTTGGAGAATGAAGGCTACATTAAAAAACTCTTGCAACTTTTCCAAGTCTGTGAGAATTTAGAGAACACAGAAGGCTTGCATCATTTGTATGAAATTATTAGAGGAATTTTGTTCCTCAATAAGGCAACTCTGTTTGAGGTGATGTTTTCTGATGAGTGTATTATGGATGTTGTTGGATGCCTTGAGTATGATCCTTCTTTGGCTCAGCCAAAACGGCACAGGGAGTTCTTGACCAAAACAGCAAAATTTAAGGAGGTTATACCTATAACAGACTCTGAACTCAGGCAAAAAATCCACCAGACTTACAGGGTACAGTATATTCAGGACATCATCTTGCCGACACCATCTGTTTTTGAAGAGAATTTTCTTTCTACCCTcacttcctttattttcttcaacAAAGTTGAGATTGTCAGTATGTTGCAG GAAGATGAGAAATTTTTGTCTGAAGTTTTTGCACAATTAACAGATGAAGCTACGGATGATGACAAACGATGTGAACTG GTTAACTTTTTCAAGGAATTCTGCGCATTTTCTCAGACGTTACAACCTCAGAACAGAGATGCATTTTTCAAAACTTTGGCAAAGTTGGGAATCCTTCCCGCTCTTGAAATAGTAATG GGAATGGACGATTTGCAAGTTAGATCTGCTGCTACAGATATATTTTCTTATCTAGTAGAATTTAGTCCATCCATGGTCCGAGAATTTGTAATGCAAGAGGCCCAACAGAGTGATGAT aaaacagaaaaaagtgaatTTCTCAATTTCTTCTACAACCATTGTATGCATGTTCTTACTGCACCACTTCTGGCTAATACATCAGAAGATAAATGTGAAAAAG ATGCAGTAGTTGGGTCTACTAAGAGTAATACAATTTGTCCTG ATAATTATCAAACGGCACAACTACTTGCCTTAATTTTGGAGCTGCTTACTTTCTGTGTGGAACACCATACATATCACATCAAGAATTATATTATGAACAAAGATTTGTTAAGAAGAGTATTGGTCTTGATGAATTCGAAACACACCTTTTTGGCCTTGT GTGCTCTTCGCTTTATGAGGAGGATAATTGGCCTAAAAGATGAATTTTATAACCGTTACATCACCAAGGGAAACCTGTTTGAACCAGTTATAAATGCTCTTTTGGATAATGGAACTAGGTACAATCTGCTCAACTCTGCTGTGATTGAACTATTTGAATTCATCAGAGTG GAAGATATCAAGTCACTTATTGCACATATAGTTGAAAACTTTTATAATGCACTTGAATCTATCGAATATGTTCAGACATTCAAGGGATTGAAGACAAAATATGAGCAAGAAAAAGACCGACAAAACCAGAAACTGAACAG TGTTCCATCTATATTGCGTAGCAATAGATTTCGCAGAGATGCAAGAGCCttagaagaagatgaagaaatgtgGTTCAATGAAGATGAAGAGGAAGAAGGTGAAGCTGTTGTACCTCCAGTTGAGAAATCAAAACCAGAGGATGATTTTCCAGATAGCTATGAAAAATTTATGGAAACTAAGAAAG CTAAAGAGAGTGAAGACAAAGAGAATCTTCCAAAAAGGACTTCAGCTGGGGGATTCAAATTCACTTTTTCCCACTCTGCCAGTGCAGCTAATGGTGCAAACAGTACGAACAGTAAATCTGTGGCAGCTCAGACGTCACCAGCAAGCTCCAATGGCTCCTCTTCCAAGAATGCAACCCTGACCACAGCCGTGACAGCCACGAAG gGAAGTCTAGTTGGCCTAGTGGATTATCCtgatgatgaagatgatgatgaagaggaggagACATCTCCAAGGAAAAGACCTCGTCTGGGTTCATAA
- the PPP4R3B gene encoding serine/threonine-protein phosphatase 4 regulatory subunit 3B isoform X3, protein MSDTRRRVKVYTLNEDRQWDDRGTGHVSSTYVERLKGMSLLVRAESDGSLLLESKINPNTAYQKQQDTLIVWSEAENYDLALSFQEKAGCDEIWEKICQVQGKDPSVEVTQDLIESEEEHIEEMPETSPLIDLPTCELNKLEEIADLVTSVLSSPIRREKLALALENEGYIKKLLQLFQVCENLENTEGLHHLYEIIRGILFLNKATLFEVMFSDECIMDVVGCLEYDPSLAQPKRHREFLTKTAKFKEVIPITDSELRQKIHQTYRVQYIQDIILPTPSVFEENFLSTLTSFIFFNKVEIVSMLQEDEKFLSEVFAQLTDEATDDDKRCELVNFFKEFCAFSQTLQPQNRDAFFKTLAKLGILPALEIVMGMDDLQVRSAATDIFSYLVEFSPSMVREFVMQEAQQSDDDILLINVVIEQMICDTDPELGGAVQLMGLLRTLIDPENMLATANKTEKSEFLNFFYNHCMHVLTAPLLANTSEDKCEKDAVVGSTKSNTICPDNYQTAQLLALILELLTFCVEHHTYHIKNYIMNKDLLRRVLVLMNSKHTFLALCALRFMRRIIGLKDEFYNRYITKGNLFEPVINALLDNGTRYNLLNSAVIELFEFIRVTFKGLKTKYEQEKDRQNQKLNSVPSILRSNRFRRDARALEEDEEMWFNEDEEEEGEAVVPPVEKSKPEDDFPDSYEKFMETKKAKESEDKENLPKRTSAGGFKFTFSHSASAANGANSTNSKSVAAQTSPASSNGSSSKNATLTTAVTATKGSLVGLVDYPDDEDDDEEEETSPRKRPRLGS, encoded by the exons GACACCTTGATTGTTTGGTCAGAAGCAGAGAATTATGATCTAGCACTGAGTTTTCAAGAAAAAGCTGGCTGTGATGAAATTTGGGAAAAAATCTGCCAG GTTCAAGGTAAGGATCCTTCAGTGGAAGTCACACAGGATCTTATCGAGTCAGAAGAGGAGCACATAGAAGAAATGCCTGAAACTAGTCCTTTGATTGACCTTCCTACTTGTGAACTCAACAAACTTGAAGAGATTGCTGACCTAGTTACCTCTGTTCTCTCCTCACCCATCCGTAGAGAAAAGTTAGCGCTGGCCTTGGAGAATGAAGGCTACATTAAAAAACTCTTGCAACTTTTCCAAGTCTGTGAGAATTTAGAGAACACAGAAGGCTTGCATCATTTGTATGAAATTATTAGAGGAATTTTGTTCCTCAATAAGGCAACTCTGTTTGAGGTGATGTTTTCTGATGAGTGTATTATGGATGTTGTTGGATGCCTTGAGTATGATCCTTCTTTGGCTCAGCCAAAACGGCACAGGGAGTTCTTGACCAAAACAGCAAAATTTAAGGAGGTTATACCTATAACAGACTCTGAACTCAGGCAAAAAATCCACCAGACTTACAGGGTACAGTATATTCAGGACATCATCTTGCCGACACCATCTGTTTTTGAAGAGAATTTTCTTTCTACCCTcacttcctttattttcttcaacAAAGTTGAGATTGTCAGTATGTTGCAG GAAGATGAGAAATTTTTGTCTGAAGTTTTTGCACAATTAACAGATGAAGCTACGGATGATGACAAACGATGTGAACTG GTTAACTTTTTCAAGGAATTCTGCGCATTTTCTCAGACGTTACAACCTCAGAACAGAGATGCATTTTTCAAAACTTTGGCAAAGTTGGGAATCCTTCCCGCTCTTGAAATAGTAATG GGAATGGACGATTTGCAAGTTAGATCTGCTGCTACAGATATATTTTCTTATCTAGTAGAATTTAGTCCATCCATGGTCCGAGAATTTGTAATGCAAGAGGCCCAACAGAGTGATGAT gaTATCCTCCTCATCAATGTGGTCATTGAGCAGATGATCTGCGATACTGATCCTGAACTTGGGGGAGCTGTTCAGTTAATGGGGCTCTTGCGTACTCTGATAGATCCAGAGAATATGTTGGCCACAGCTAAT aaaacagaaaaaagtgaatTTCTCAATTTCTTCTACAACCATTGTATGCATGTTCTTACTGCACCACTTCTGGCTAATACATCAGAAGATAAATGTGAAAAAG ATGCAGTAGTTGGGTCTACTAAGAGTAATACAATTTGTCCTG ATAATTATCAAACGGCACAACTACTTGCCTTAATTTTGGAGCTGCTTACTTTCTGTGTGGAACACCATACATATCACATCAAGAATTATATTATGAACAAAGATTTGTTAAGAAGAGTATTGGTCTTGATGAATTCGAAACACACCTTTTTGGCCTTGT GTGCTCTTCGCTTTATGAGGAGGATAATTGGCCTAAAAGATGAATTTTATAACCGTTACATCACCAAGGGAAACCTGTTTGAACCAGTTATAAATGCTCTTTTGGATAATGGAACTAGGTACAATCTGCTCAACTCTGCTGTGATTGAACTATTTGAATTCATCAGAGTG ACATTCAAGGGATTGAAGACAAAATATGAGCAAGAAAAAGACCGACAAAACCAGAAACTGAACAG TGTTCCATCTATATTGCGTAGCAATAGATTTCGCAGAGATGCAAGAGCCttagaagaagatgaagaaatgtgGTTCAATGAAGATGAAGAGGAAGAAGGTGAAGCTGTTGTACCTCCAGTTGAGAAATCAAAACCAGAGGATGATTTTCCAGATAGCTATGAAAAATTTATGGAAACTAAGAAAG CTAAAGAGAGTGAAGACAAAGAGAATCTTCCAAAAAGGACTTCAGCTGGGGGATTCAAATTCACTTTTTCCCACTCTGCCAGTGCAGCTAATGGTGCAAACAGTACGAACAGTAAATCTGTGGCAGCTCAGACGTCACCAGCAAGCTCCAATGGCTCCTCTTCCAAGAATGCAACCCTGACCACAGCCGTGACAGCCACGAAG gGAAGTCTAGTTGGCCTAGTGGATTATCCtgatgatgaagatgatgatgaagaggaggagACATCTCCAAGGAAAAGACCTCGTCTGGGTTCATAA